In Papaver somniferum cultivar HN1 chromosome 9, ASM357369v1, whole genome shotgun sequence, the genomic stretch TCTCAGGATTAAACATCATTTTATTCAGTTCAGGATATATTTTGTTATGGTCTTTACTTTCTATGCATTAAAAGCTTACATTCTTCATAAATCTTTCATTTTATTACTATCTGCAACACATGAAACAAGCTTATCTTCTTGAAACACAGAGAACATAATATATGTAGGTTGAAAAGTTTTCCAATTAGTTTTTGTATGTATAACTACGTACATGAATTAACCCTAAGTTTTTCACTTAAGGTTGAGAAAATCATCAATCAACCCACCTTTTAATAATACTATTGAAGAATTCCCTTGTTTGATTTCTTCTTATTCGGGGGGAGCAACAGGTTTCAaaccctttttcttcaaaacaagGTTTTGAATCACTAAAATGGGCATTTCTCTTGGAAAATTAAATCGGGACAGAACAACCCCATTTGAATTATTGACAACCATCAGTGGAAGGTGTTAACCTATCTTCAACAGACCTCAAAGATCAAATCAACCTATGTGAGAATTTAGATATCGGTTTGTTTGTTGGCTACCGTCTCTCTTTTGATGTGGTTCACAaagctttccaaaaatttggaAAACTCATAGTGAGATTAGGATTGCCAAATATAGTAAAAAAACTTTTATCTTTGATTTCAAATATAGAGAAGATCGTAGGAGGGTTCTTGAACAAGGAATATACTTAATTGTTAGAATAATATTCATAGTTAGACCATGGAGTCCCCTGATTAAGCAATCAGTAGCTGATATGAATACAATCCCCGTTTGGGCAAGAATTTACAATGTTCCTTTGCATGTTTGGAATAATTTTGGCCTTAGTACAATTGCTAGTTGTATAGGAAAACCTCTAATGACAGATGAAATCACTCTAAACAAAACCAGTTTGTCATGTGCTAGAGTTTGTATCTAAGTTGGAACCGATTGCACATTTCCTAGTTTTATACCTCTTATCATAGATGATGTTGTCGCAATAGAATTACCAGTGGATTATCAATAGAAAAATGCTCCACTTGTTCTTCTTTTGGTCATACGATTAGTAATTGTTTTATAAATGGGCCAAAGATGAAGCCGCTTTCCGAAACCTTATAACTTGGAGGATGAAATTGTTTTCAAGGAGTATGTGCATCTAGAGAATATAAATATATAAGAGACGCTCTCTTTGCATGGTTTCATTCAGGGAGAACCAATTGTTCATGTGGAGAATTTCATATTCTCAAATGAGAATAATCCTGCAAGTATTAATATTAACCTGTCCACAAATGAAATGCCTGGTGGGATTGTAAGCAGTCAAGCAGAGGATTTGCTCTCTCAACCTGAACCTGGGCGGTGGAAATATTTATACTATAAGGACAAATAGTTCAGTTAAAAAAGGGAATAAATACATAGAAGTACCAACTCACTACTCAAACCCTTTTAGTGTATTATAATCTCTTTCTGAAACCATGGTTGATGATGTTTCTGAAGAAGTTTCATAATACCAAACATATAATGAGTGTATGGGATTAAAAAAATTGTCCTCGTTGAATTCTAAGGTAAAATCCTTCTAATTCAGATGTTAATGatttttcaactccaaattcgGCATCCGATTCTATTTAGAAAGTGAATATGGAGGCCAGTTTCCCATTGCAAATGGATATGAGTTGGGttcaatccaaaaaaaaaaaaaaaaaattacataaaaggATTTAGTTTTGTCTTCTAATTTAGTTATTTCTATTAGTGAGGCGGAAATAGATTCTAAAATCGCTTTTAACAAGTTATTGGGTATTTATGACCATCCTTTGATGAGATCTATGTGAATGAATTTATTGGAAAGTCATGCTAAATCATATATGGAAATACCTCAGATTGAGGATACTGATGGTTTGGGTGATTTCGACTTTGATTCCGAAAATGATGAGCAAATTGATGCTTGCTAAATGCTCGTTTAAGGATGAAAATGGTAACTTTTGAAGAGTGTTCGGTCCTTTTATCTCTTTTCCTTTAGGATTTCTTAAGTTTAAGGACTTTATGTAAATTCTTGCTAGACTTTGTGTTTAGACCTTATTTTTTTGAGGTTTTGAGTTGCTACTTAGTAAGCttgtttcactttttttttccttctattttGGTAGTTTTGGTGTAATTTTTGTTTTGACATCCGTGTATTTTATAATGGAATTTTCCATTTTCCCGTAAAAGCCCTGACTATTTTCAGCAAGGCGAGTGCGAATTcgtgcacactccttaacgagtgtatatttcaaaTTTCAAGCTCTACCCTTAATTTATTTTAGAGATTTATGTAATAAGGATtgtgattctaaacatggagggtaatgggccatcagttaaataatcaaccaatcagaagaaGAATATGCGAAATATATAATCGTTGaggagtgtgaacagatttggactCTCGCGCACAGACCCAACAAATTAAGCATTTCTTTAATAGTCCGCGAGTTACAACACCAAAGGTGTCATTATCCATGCACAAAacctccaacaaaacaaattgttcacaaaaaccccatttaacataatctgtctatattacccttgtagtttaaatcacctCACCAAAAATAGAAATCAACCCCAGTTTTAATTTTTGTTATAttgtcaccaccaacaacaaccaatCACCAACTAGcaacaccaccgaccaccacaaaccgccgccgaccaccaccattTCCGACGCGCCACCATTACTGACAACCATCGCCGTCAAACCACCGCCGCCACTTTCTACAACCACCgcgcaccaccaccaccgtcgccgcCGACAACCTCCCCCGACGACTACcgcaaccaccacctcctcctccaaccaccaccgccgccaccaccaccgtcgtcggtgatgaaacctaattaggttacatcatttttccacatattgtcatttcaccaacacaacttcaatgacGAAACCAAACACGCCTACTTCCAAGTCAGGCCAAATAAACTAGgaaaaaatcaggtgaaaccaaaatttggtttcatcataaaaaaaaaggagaaggaagaaaaaagaaaaaatgaaacacaataagatgaaacctaccaccaccgtcaactgcaccacccATCGTCGCCACAACCACCATCACCACaatcaccactaccattacctccttaactaaaactagtttcaacaaaaaacaatccacCTGTGTACCACCAgcaaaaattggttttcatagagatcaatattcaacaaaatgaaaagaatacGATGAAacttaattaggtttcatcatttttccacatattttcatttcaccaacacaaattcaatgatgaaaccaaacacgaTGACTTCCAAGTCAGGGCGAATAAACAAGgaaaaaatcaggtgaaaccaaatttgcatggtttcatcataaaagaaaggagaaggaaggaagaagaataaatgaaacacaataagatgaaacctaccaccaccatcaactgcaccacccccatcgcCGCCACAACCtccactaccattacctcctagtttcaacaaaaaacaatccacCTATGTCTCGCCgtcaaaaattggtttcatatagatcaatattcaacaaaatgaaaaaaatacgatgaaacctaattaggtttcatcatttttccacatatttcCATTTCACCAACACAACTTAAATGATGTAACCAATACCGACAACTTCCAAGTTAGGCCAAAATAAATTAGGAAgaaatcaggtgaaaccaaaatttggtttcatcataaacttaattttcatcattaaaatctttggtttcatgatagaaaataggcaagtttatgatgaaaccaaatttggttccatcattagtttactgttttcaccaaccaaaactgtcagaatattttggtttcatcacaaATCTGGCATTTTCCCAACACAATATTGATTTCGACGATGAAGATGTAGCATTATTTGATGTGATGAAACATCATAAGGTagtagtggtagtggtggtgactGTAGAGGATTGAATGAGGAGGCGAAGGTGTTGTTGGTAGAGGATTTGCAAGTACTGGTGTTGATTTTAGATGATAAAATGAGGAGGAAGTGTTGGTGGTGGccgatttgaaggtattggtggtggttttagatgatagAAGGAGGAGACAGAAGTAGTGCTGGTGGCGGATCTGACATGTGGTGGTGGGAAAAAACAAAAGTAAGAGGaatggtgttgttgatgaaaaatCAGGACGTAGAAAGAGAATAAGGTGATGATAGTGTTAATGGAGAAGacggaggtgttgttggtggcggatctggacaAAGCGACTGTTTTGATGGTGGCgaagctactgttggtgatatATCTGAACATACAAGTATAAAAAAAGAATAAGGAGGTGCTCATGGAAGAGATGAAGGTGTTGTTGGTGACGGATATGGACATAACAACTTGTTTAGtggtggcggagctactgttggtgatagattTGAACATAAAAGTAGCAGAAAAATAAACGGAGGAATCATGGAGGAGAcggaggtgttgctgctggtgttcgtGAGGAACTAtctttgttgttgctggtgatgatgatgatggagagAAGGAAGcggaagaaagaaaaaaggagagaagaagaagaagaaataaatataaaaatgatATGTTAGGGCTttttaaaaacaataaaaactaaatttattcaattttatttgatttggGATTTTTGTGCCACATTTTAATcaaattgtttttatttattaaaaataatatgactgGTTTTTTTAGAGCTTCTTTAATCCAACGAACCAAATCTAGTCAAAACTAGAGCTGGAAAACAAgctgaaacccgcgggttaacccgtgcccggcccgtaaaaacccgaacccggctcggctggtttctaaacaagccggattcgggttggagaaatgccggcttgtgaataaacgggttaacccgtcccggcccgtgaaaccgcgggtacaacccgtaaacccgtccaTAATAACTAATTAGTAATTTTTATATAATCCTGTCCGTCGGATTATCTAGGGTTAATCACATCCACACGATTAAGGTATAAAAGgcgaaaccctaaaactaaatgaagagatatatttcttttttatctctctcttttcttcttctgctccttcccTTCTTCTGCATTCTTCAGTTGTGAATTGAATCTCGGATAAACAATGAATCATTTGGCACGATTCTCTGGAGGTTGGATAATCTTTGGATACTGAGAACCAAGTTGAATCTTTGGAAAATCAAGGCACATACTGTTTGTTCACTCAAACGGAGAACCGGACTCTGTCCCTCTCTCAGAATATCAAGAATCTCAAAAACCTTTAAATCCATTCTTTCAGGGGAAATCCCATTTCTCCTATCCATCAAATCCCTAAAACCGCTTAACCTCCATTACTCTTTAGGTTTTAGGGTTCATCTCTCAATAATAAAATGCTTCTTTTCTGAGAGTATTATTCAACTACTAAGAGTTTTCCCAATTTCCTACTGTAATATTTGGAGTAAAATCAAGATTCACAAACAAATTTACGGTGAGCAATTCCATTTTAATTGtcattttcttcttatattcaTCACATAATTTTTTGAGTTTCCCTGTTAAATTTAATTTCTTTTTGAGTAAAAATGTTCTTTGAATTAATAGAAGTAGGGGTTTAtcttgaatcttgtgaattggaaaaaaaaagtatGGATTGAATTCTTAGATTGTTCATGGTTTTGTTATTCTTTATTTGATAAGATTCTGTTTGTTTCCATAActtcttgtatgttgatgataacTGTTTGTTTAAATTCCCCAAAGAGACATTATGATCATTCTTTATAGTTTGTGTTAGTTCTGGTTTTGTGATAGAATTATAATAGGGTTTAATGTGATGAAATCATGAAATTTTGTAGTGTTTGAATTcattttgttttagatttatggttgtgtttGTTGAATTCCCTACTGTTTGATGGTAGCTGATGTTTAGACTCGTTTCTACAGGTTAGTAGTGTGTGTTTGAGAGATGGAGAATAAGGCACTGCTGAAATTTGAAGCGCCAGAGCACATTCTTTCCCCGTTGTTTGTTAGTCGAAGTAGTGTCAACTTAGACCAAGCCCTGGAAAATCTTATAAAACCTgctaaaactccttgatttttccATTAATCTCTCGAAGTTGGCTAATCTCTGGAGCTGGCAAATGgacgggctaacccgtgaaccctcAAGTTTAGCCCGTTACGggtacgggttgaagaaatgacaacgCGTGCAAAATTTCCACCCGCGGGTTTCGAtccgtattaacccgaacccgtagAACCCGCGACGGGCGagccccggcccgcccggttGCCAGTCATAGTCAAAACATAACACACGGACCGAGTAACAATCTAACGATCAAGAATCCCGTAAAGTGTATTTTCATTTCTCAAATCCGAAACAACATTGTTCAACCAATCAAGTCCGAGCATTTCTAATCCAACAGATGCGGTAGAAAAACACAACGTTCATACGGATCCTAAACCAAATCTGACGAacataatgaaataaaaaaagCTATAAAATCCATTTTACCTCTTCCGTGAAAACCAAATAACACGATCAAATATTCGAaacagagaaagagagaaatattCGTAGAGAGAAATATTTATAGAGAGAAAATGTCAGGAAGAGGGAAAGGAGGAAAGGGAGGAGCAAAGAGGCATAGAAAAGTATTGAGAGATAACATCCAAGGTATTACTAAACCAGCGATAAGAATATTAGCAAGAAGATGTGGTGTTAAACGAATCAGTGGATTGATTCATGAAGAAACAAGAGGTGTTCTTAAGATCTTCTTAGAGAATGTGATTCGTGATGATGTTACGTACACTGAACATGCTAGAAGAAAGACTGTTACTGCTATGGATGTTGTCTATGCTCTTAATAGACAAGGAAGAACCCTCTATAAATTTGGgggttagggtttgatttttcgcTGTTTTTGTAAAGAATGTTTGAGATTAGGAttaattttttttcctcttttctttcgggttTAAATGTATTTGGAAATGTACTTAATCCAATATTTTCTCTCATTTTCAATTTCTCCAATCAACAAATCCAATATCAGCTAatattattgattttgatttcgatcCACTATTCATTTCCTGCACCAAAAGTACCCATCTTATAAGATGTCTCTGTGCTCTTTTTCAGTCTACTCGTTTCTGTATCAAATTATTGATTACTGAGTATGAGCTTTTACCTCAATTCCTTTCTTTAATTTCGTTgctgtgtgcacatatttcatcatcaaacacgtgtacatAGGAAGATACATGGAGGGCATGCGGACAAGGTCATCAAAGTATGATGACACACGCTCATAACCAAGAATTTCATCCCATCAACgagggatctttgcccgaacaatccAAGGATAGAAGTTGAAGGATGTTCCGGTAACacgctgtactgcggagcaccaaataactcaccaaagagttactttatatcatccccaaaagaagccaagatcaacgatggagagaagatgtactgacatgGACGCGATAGAGGCAGAAAACACTTGACTGACACGAgaaggcgcctcaactacccgcattaaacaccctgagcagcatacgtgtcaatcaacccgtggaacgaacgaggatgactctgcgtgatgaagttacgaacgaagacccctgcgtgatggacacaaaacacaagaagataaggttccaacggccttcagagatgggtcccacactctaaccctataaataccccccctccaccaagaggaagggggatcggaaaatcaggaagagaaggagagagaagaaTTTGGagcgtaagttagtcctttacaatagaaaGATATATAAactcaaaagtcattcgactactcttgtaaccgtcaAATATATAGTGAAacgacaaaccccgtggatgtaggccttagtgctgaaccacgtaaacctcagtcttgtttatatttcagcactttacgtttGCCTAAAACCCCATGAATATTTACTTCTATGTTTTGTTCTCTTTGTTTTTACTTATATcacgtgcgcaaacgcctcgcacggaattagatgaggctgtgataaacccgagggttttgagccaaggaatcaacactatgaTATCATCATTACAAATCATTCTAAATTACGAtgtttggttgtgagcattcCGATGccctcgtgatttgtgtgttcacaatttggagCTAGAAatagggacttcgtcccggtaaaagatttatcttatcctgtgattttataattaaattaacgtaagattgctctgcttcattatatttaacagtatttatcttttattaactTCACCATGTTCAAAAACGCACCTGTTGTCTTCGGCACTACCGACAGTATCGTTATTTACTGGTTAAAATATTTATTACTTAGATCCAcggatctacatttttctagatctcgtacggacctatcTTTCCGTTGGGTTTTCGTAAGTTTTCAAAGGATTTACGTGCAGTTTTAAGAGGGGTTTTCTCGCGTTTCCTCATACTTTAATGAATCCGCACTTttaataagaatttaatccataTACTTTAACTCATGTTTTAATCAAATGAGCGTCCTTAagagttctctgtggccctcgggcagtttctccctgtcgtggaattaggaattttcgcaaactaacccgatccgcacggacatttctgtttctcgctgtttgaaattcccttgtgcagaaagatgcaAGAAGTAGGAAAATCCAGAGCCATGTcgaaggaagcaccaaggacaaccccggtcatcacccggagcaagcagaaatgagacaaagccaaaatgaccagtcagagacaggacactgcggaaatcacttcgcccaTGAATGCTAATTCCGTTGCAGCtgcggccctcagagcagcggcaacaaaatataatgcgacaGCGGCAGTCCCGAAGACTACGGAAGCCGTGAAAACTcctgctacgaatcaatttcaccaaccaaaagaaagggtggatgaatccagaacgtaccaacccgcgcacccgccaaccttcggaatgccatcaaccaatGAGCTGAATCAAACTTTGCAGgtggctctaacaccgcagatgggcactccgcccgatctgggaatgccaacaatcgaagctgaacctctcccgcctttagtacaaaccatagaagaaggcggcacgatggccgtaatagcacgagctgggactcccaatcaagggtcgaaccaatcagatcgattgatggccgaacttgaagaattgaagaaaatcCAAAAGGTTTACGCGGATGCTGTGGCTTGTTGGCCAGAGAGaaccaggatttaaaagaccggattgcctcAAGCACAAATacgagccaacaactcgatgaagcaaattcaaaggcacccgaaccaaaccgagatcgaagagtcatcgtagcagccaaTGGAAACGCGGCTagaggaagtagcgcatccgaaccagattataacgatggagagtcaagctatcacgagcataggaacgtagggcaccaccgcgcgatgaaAGAGctacgtgatgaaatgatggcagagatcaggcaaatAAAAAGTAAACAAGGTGGAGGAAGGTTAGAAGAAGTCATCAGAGAGGATAACTCCAcacccttaactcatcgcctggacaacacccctattccgctcaaatgccctgtcccgacattcgaatgctatgacggatccagcgatcccgctgcacacattcggtattataaccgtgtattGGCTAGATGGAGCCAGaacgacgcagtactctgtagatacttcccatcgagtctgaaggtatcggcattgtcttggtttgataatatgCTGCCAAaatccatccactcctacgaccaactcgcagaaaagttcttaagaacttacatgtacaacaaggctgttaatactggaatggataagctcttttcactggcaatcggctataaggaaaccacgagggaatacaccaacagatggcacaaggtctgccaagccataggaagtgtggacccggtggtaagtatcaactgctacaagtggggattagaccgaatgagtccactctttgttgagattcatggaagcgtgcctaagacagagggggatcttcgaataattattgaaaaacacgctcgtcttgaagaaatccagcgtgaaaacccgagggcgtacccacagagaactcaccgtacaaattccgcagaacaaaccactggaaccaaaaggaattgctcggtggaacgacctcacgaagataggaaagaacgaagggacgaaaggcgaaaagacgatcggaagttcgaagatcaagtttacacaaagctcaatgctagctatgctcggatcctgcgagaggtcaaaggaagggaaaatctggaatggccatggtctaagggaaaacaacccccaagaaccgagaaatccaaagattactgtgaataccactgtttcaacgggcaccagaccgaaaaatgtaaaaacctcaaaataatgatccagaaattgattgatgcgggcgagctcaaacattacatacgaaaggatgtcgcagaggatagatctaaacgaaccaagccagtccaacttccagaagggaaccgcacaatcaacaccatctcgtgttctgaaaccgcagggccctcacttacagcacagataggaaagaggttacggaagcagttcgaggaccgatgcgaattgtataagatcgatgggatagaggtggacgaacatgaagagtggatggactcacctattatcttcgatgctgaagatatcgacgaagatatggaagaccataacgaccccttggtcctcacactacccgtggctggatgtaaccttaaaaagatcctcatagacgggggagctcagtgaacgttctattctacgatgcattcaaacgaatgaagctccatgaagaacagctaatgacctcttattacaccatctacggatttaatggagcacccacgaagccattgggagacatcgtgttgcaggttgacgccggacccatgaaagtagaaacacggttcagcgtagtggacgccccgtccccctacaatgccatcattggacgaaaatggttacataaactcaagggtggcggcaacgtactaccaatatctcagattccctacacctgagggagtaatggaaatcaagggagatcgggtctctgcaagagagtgccaagccactcaggatcgcatcaacaacgaacaagaaaagcaacacaaaacccgaagacttaaaaataaagaagctgcgaaagagaaggccatagaccagttcctcaaggaaactacaggaagggatttgaccaaagatgataatgtccggaacacagagacaagtacttcagcagccaacgcggacagaaacataccaagtagcaattaaagaacgcccagtcctcggggatccgaagccggttttcacgccagtagagcccgtaaaagaaatcaacataggaacggaggaaaacccgaagatgatcaaagtagggaccataatggacgaaaagagagaagattccctgaccaagttacttaaagaatacgcagatgtattcgcctggaaattaggagatatgcctgggattgacccaaaaataatccaacatgagctgcgcatcaaaccaggcacgccaccttt encodes the following:
- the LOC113309764 gene encoding histone H4-like: MSGRGKGGKGGAKRHRKVLRDNIQGITKPAIRILARRCGVKRISGLIHEETRGVLKIFLENVIRDDVTYTEHARRKTVTAMDVVYALNRQGRTLYKFGG